The Prochlorococcus marinus str. MIT 9301 genome window below encodes:
- a CDS encoding cytochrome c biogenesis protein ResB, with product MTIVKDLIFRISSLKFAISLIIFIAISSGVGTFIPQGSNSKFYIENFDEAPIFGFLNGEKVLILQLDHIYTSLWFLFALILLCISLAACSFRRQIPSLKASLKWIEYKSEKKFRKLQLNSSYQINEVEDLISKADLFLKKRGWKTYKFKSHISARKGLIGKIGPLVVHIGLIVLLIGSAYGSFTSQSKEQYLLPGESLDLINESTNSKANIKLVDFSIERESDGIPKQFISKLDFTSEDSKFNEVKTAKVNHPIRFKGLTIYQADWAISNIVLEIDNILYQLQLKEIPEIGNQVWGILIELGSETKKNFLLTIDNENGPLKISNTENFSGNNLYINENPLEVNSSKVSLKKIIPSSGLIIKNDPSIPFIYFSFILIIFGTIISLIPTNQLWILVNQESQSLSIGGLSNKNLVGFKKEFFKLSEEIKNF from the coding sequence ATGACTATTGTAAAGGATTTAATTTTCAGAATATCAAGTTTAAAATTCGCTATTTCACTCATAATATTCATAGCCATCTCAAGTGGTGTAGGAACTTTCATACCTCAAGGCAGTAATAGTAAATTCTATATTGAAAATTTCGATGAAGCTCCTATTTTTGGATTTTTAAATGGAGAAAAAGTTTTAATACTTCAACTGGATCATATATACACAAGCTTGTGGTTTTTATTTGCATTAATCCTACTTTGCATTTCTCTCGCAGCTTGTAGTTTTAGGAGACAAATCCCTTCCTTAAAAGCTTCATTAAAATGGATTGAATATAAGAGTGAAAAAAAATTTAGAAAACTGCAATTAAATTCAAGTTACCAAATCAATGAAGTTGAAGACCTCATATCAAAAGCTGATTTATTCCTTAAAAAAAGAGGATGGAAAACATACAAATTTAAGAGTCATATTTCTGCGAGAAAGGGTTTAATTGGAAAAATCGGTCCTTTAGTTGTTCATATTGGATTAATAGTCTTACTTATAGGTTCAGCATATGGAAGTTTTACAAGTCAATCAAAAGAACAATATCTGTTGCCTGGAGAAAGCTTGGATCTTATTAATGAGAGCACAAACTCAAAAGCTAATATAAAATTAGTTGATTTTTCTATAGAACGAGAAAGTGATGGTATACCCAAGCAGTTCATTTCAAAACTTGATTTTACTTCTGAAGATTCAAAATTTAATGAAGTAAAAACTGCCAAAGTTAATCACCCAATAAGGTTTAAAGGATTAACTATTTATCAAGCAGATTGGGCCATATCAAATATTGTTTTAGAAATAGATAATATCCTTTACCAATTACAGTTAAAAGAGATTCCGGAAATCGGTAATCAAGTTTGGGGGATTTTAATTGAACTAGGTTCAGAGACAAAAAAAAATTTTCTTTTAACTATAGATAATGAAAATGGTCCACTTAAAATTTCAAATACAGAAAATTTTTCGGGTAATAATCTCTATATCAATGAAAATCCTTTAGAAGTTAATTCTTCGAAAGTATCTCTGAAAAAAATAATCCCCAGCAGTGGATTAATAATTAAAAATGATCCTTCTATACCATTTATTTACTTTTCTTTTATTTTAATAATTTTTGGAACAATAATAAGTCTCATACCAACTAACCAATTATGGATTCTTGTTAATCAAGAATCACAAAGTTTATCCATTGGAGGTCTTAGCAATAAAAATCTAGTTGGGTTTAAAAAAGAATTTTTTAAATTATCAGAAGAAATAAAAAATTTTTAA
- the queF gene encoding preQ(1) synthase codes for MSKAKLDDSTQRPLYGERIIEESKIICFDNPNKKRIYEISIQLPEFTCKCPFSGYPDFAKLSIIYQPNLKVYELKSLKLYINSFRDIKISHEEVVNRIMDDLVNEGSPHWIHLNAAFNPRGNVSMQLDIFSGQKKN; via the coding sequence ATGAGTAAAGCTAAATTGGATGATTCTACGCAAAGACCACTTTATGGTGAAAGAATTATTGAAGAATCAAAAATAATTTGTTTCGATAATCCAAATAAAAAAAGAATTTATGAAATTTCTATTCAGTTACCTGAATTTACATGTAAGTGCCCCTTTTCTGGTTATCCAGATTTTGCAAAGCTAAGTATTATTTATCAACCTAATTTGAAAGTATATGAGTTGAAGTCTTTAAAGCTTTATATTAATAGTTTTAGAGATATAAAAATATCACATGAAGAGGTTGTAAATAGAATTATGGATGATTTAGTGAATGAGGGCTCGCCTCACTGGATACATTTAAATGCTGCATTTAACCCTAGAGGGAATGTTTCAATGCAGTTAGATATTTTTAGTGGACAGAAAAAAAATTAA
- a CDS encoding P-II family nitrogen regulator, translated as MKKIEAIIRPFKLEDVKIALVNSGIVGMTVSEVRGFGRQKGQVERYRGSEFTVEFLQKLKVEVVVEDEKVNSVIDAIAEAAKTGEIGDGKIFITSIDSVVRIRTGDKDEEAL; from the coding sequence ATGAAGAAAATTGAAGCAATCATACGTCCATTTAAACTAGAAGATGTAAAAATTGCATTAGTAAACTCTGGTATCGTTGGAATGACAGTAAGTGAAGTCAGAGGTTTTGGAAGGCAAAAAGGACAAGTTGAAAGATATAGAGGTTCCGAATTCACTGTTGAATTCCTTCAAAAACTCAAAGTAGAAGTTGTCGTAGAAGATGAAAAGGTTAATTCAGTAATTGATGCGATTGCCGAAGCAGCAAAAACTGGAGAGATAGGTGACGGAAAAATATTCATCACATCAATTGATTCTGTTGTAAGAATTAGAACTGGCGATAAAGATGAAGAAGCTCTCTAA
- a CDS encoding TlyA family RNA methyltransferase, whose product MIKKSRLDLYLLKSGLCETRQKAQGLILAGKVRDINGKVWDKPGQQVLIGSEFFIDSEPMFVSRGGEKLLEAFKKLEIKVKDKICIDAGISTGGFTDCLLQQGAKLVYGIDVGYGQTAWKIRNNPKVILFERTNIRNLKPNDLLSRSNELPNFVVADLSFISLKLVFKSLSNLLEGDCIEGIFLIKPQFEVGKDKVSKGGVVRNPKFHTEAIESVICAANNFHWNIKNLIASPLVGPAGNHEYLAWMSLRSESNPMINREYIQNLVNETL is encoded by the coding sequence ATGATTAAAAAAAGTAGATTAGACCTTTATCTTCTAAAAAGTGGTTTATGTGAAACTCGTCAAAAAGCCCAAGGTTTAATTCTTGCGGGCAAGGTTAGAGATATTAATGGAAAAGTATGGGATAAACCTGGACAACAAGTATTAATTGGGTCTGAATTTTTTATTGATTCCGAACCTATGTTTGTTTCAAGGGGCGGCGAAAAATTATTGGAGGCATTTAAAAAACTTGAAATTAAAGTAAAAGATAAAATATGTATTGACGCAGGAATCTCTACCGGAGGATTTACTGATTGCTTATTGCAACAAGGAGCAAAGTTAGTTTATGGGATAGATGTTGGTTATGGACAGACTGCATGGAAGATTAGAAATAACCCCAAAGTTATACTTTTTGAACGAACTAATATTCGAAATTTAAAACCTAACGATCTTTTATCTAGAAGTAATGAATTACCAAATTTTGTAGTTGCTGATTTGTCTTTTATTTCATTAAAGTTAGTTTTTAAATCTCTAAGTAATTTATTAGAAGGTGATTGTATTGAGGGAATATTTTTAATTAAACCCCAATTTGAGGTAGGTAAAGATAAGGTCAGTAAAGGAGGCGTTGTTCGCAATCCCAAATTCCATACTGAAGCAATAGAGTCTGTTATTTGTGCTGCTAATAATTTCCATTGGAATATAAAGAATTTGATAGCTTCTCCCCTAGTAGGTCCTGCTGGAAATCATGAATATTTAGCTTGGATGAGCTTAAGAAGCGAATCAAATCCAATGATTAATAGAGAATATATACAAAATTTAGTTAATGAAACTCTCTGA
- the purB gene encoding adenylosuccinate lyase, producing MIERYTLPEMGKIWTDSAKFQSWLKVEIAACEANFSLGKIPENAMKEIRSNAKFDESRIAEIEKEVKHDVIAFLTSVNEFVGDSGRYIHVGMTSSDVLDTGLSLQLKDSCELLSEEIENLENEVRLLARKHKNTLMIGRSHAIHGEPISFGFKLAGWLAEIIRNKKRLLTLKESVAIGQISGAMGTYANTNPKVEQITCDLLGLKPDTASTQVISRDRHAEYVQTIALVGASLDRFATEIRNLQRTDVLEVEEGFTKGQKGSSAMPHKRNPIRSERVSGLARILRSYVLTALDNVPLWHERDISHSSNERIMLPDVSICLHFMLREMKDIVSNLEVYPKNMLKNLNIYGGVIFSQKVLLLLVEKGLSREKAYSLVQKNAHQAWNTENGNFKQNIERDNEIMDFIDQSDLEECFNPSIHLNNLSVIWEKLGI from the coding sequence GTGATCGAGCGTTACACATTACCCGAGATGGGAAAAATCTGGACTGATAGCGCAAAATTCCAGAGTTGGCTTAAGGTTGAAATAGCTGCATGTGAAGCAAATTTTTCCCTAGGAAAAATTCCTGAGAATGCCATGAAAGAGATACGTTCAAATGCAAAGTTTGATGAATCTAGAATTGCAGAAATTGAGAAAGAAGTTAAACATGATGTCATAGCATTTCTTACAAGCGTTAATGAATTTGTAGGAGATTCTGGAAGATATATCCATGTTGGTATGACCAGTAGTGATGTACTTGATACTGGCTTATCTCTTCAGTTAAAAGATTCTTGCGAATTGTTATCAGAAGAAATTGAGAACCTAGAAAATGAAGTCAGATTATTAGCAAGGAAGCACAAAAATACATTAATGATTGGTAGATCTCATGCAATTCATGGGGAGCCAATCTCCTTCGGTTTTAAACTTGCTGGATGGTTAGCAGAAATAATAAGGAACAAAAAAAGATTGTTAACACTGAAAGAATCTGTAGCAATTGGACAAATAAGTGGTGCAATGGGAACTTACGCTAATACGAATCCCAAAGTAGAACAAATAACTTGTGATTTACTCGGCTTAAAACCTGATACAGCAAGTACTCAGGTCATATCGAGAGACAGGCATGCAGAATATGTTCAAACTATTGCGCTAGTTGGCGCTTCTCTAGATAGATTCGCAACTGAAATAAGAAATTTACAAAGAACTGATGTTTTAGAAGTTGAGGAGGGCTTTACAAAAGGGCAAAAAGGAAGTTCTGCCATGCCTCATAAAAGAAATCCTATTAGAAGTGAAAGAGTAAGCGGTTTAGCAAGAATTTTGAGGAGTTACGTCTTAACAGCACTGGACAATGTTCCACTTTGGCACGAAAGAGATATAAGCCATAGTTCAAATGAACGTATCATGTTACCTGACGTATCAATCTGTTTGCATTTTATGCTCAGGGAAATGAAAGATATAGTAAGCAATTTGGAAGTTTATCCAAAAAATATGCTTAAAAATTTAAATATATATGGTGGTGTAATCTTTAGTCAGAAAGTTTTACTTTTGCTTGTAGAAAAGGGGTTGTCTAGAGAAAAAGCTTATAGCTTAGTCCAAAAAAATGCGCATCAGGCGTGGAATACTGAAAATGGGAATTTCAAACAAAATATAGAGAGAGATAATGAAATAATGGATTTTATTGATCAAAGTGACTTGGAAGAATGTTTTAATCCTTCAATTCATCTCAATAATTTAAGTGTAATATGGGAGAAGTTAGGTATCTAG
- a CDS encoding class II fumarate hydratase, with translation MTKNFRIEKDSMGTIKVPIEALWGAQTQRSIINFSIGEELIPIELIYSLTLIKKAASIANFNLGLIDKRKKDLIVEACTEILDGLHDSQFPLKVWQTGSGTQTNMNVNEVISNIAALKTNSELGSHQPLHPNDDVNKSQSTNDTFPAAIQISVVNEIIKNLVPTIRELTKILDNKSEQWKDLIKIGRTHFQDAVPLTFGQEISGWSEQLKDAENAIIISLNELYFLPLGGTAVGTGINCPKGFCEESIKSISDDTNLMFYKSKNNFSIMASHDRLAQVMSQIKILAGALFKISNDIKILSSGPRSGIYELIIPQNEPGSSIMPGKVNPTQCEALSMVCTQIMGLEYAVSMANSSGTLQMNEYKPLIGFNILTSLKLLKNAIENFRTKLVYGMEPNQKKMKFNLDNSLMLITAIVPKVGYEKAAEIANLAFKESLNLKEATLKLGYLNEDEFDDAMNINSMI, from the coding sequence ATGACAAAAAACTTTAGGATTGAAAAAGATAGTATGGGAACAATAAAGGTTCCCATTGAAGCTTTGTGGGGCGCTCAAACACAAAGATCGATAATAAATTTTTCTATTGGAGAAGAATTAATTCCAATTGAATTAATTTATTCACTCACCCTCATAAAAAAAGCTGCTTCAATTGCAAATTTCAATTTAGGATTAATAGATAAAAGAAAAAAAGATTTGATTGTAGAGGCATGTACAGAAATACTTGATGGGCTTCATGATTCACAGTTTCCCTTAAAGGTTTGGCAAACAGGTAGTGGCACGCAAACAAATATGAATGTTAATGAGGTAATTTCAAATATTGCAGCTTTAAAAACAAATTCAGAGCTTGGTAGTCATCAACCACTTCATCCGAATGATGATGTAAATAAATCTCAGTCAACAAATGATACTTTTCCTGCTGCTATTCAAATATCAGTTGTTAATGAAATAATCAAAAATTTAGTTCCAACGATAAGAGAACTTACTAAGATCCTTGATAATAAAAGTGAGCAATGGAAAGACCTTATAAAAATAGGAAGAACCCATTTTCAAGATGCAGTGCCCCTTACTTTTGGCCAAGAAATATCTGGATGGTCAGAGCAACTTAAAGATGCTGAGAATGCAATTATTATAAGTCTGAATGAATTGTATTTTTTACCTCTGGGAGGCACTGCAGTTGGAACAGGGATTAATTGTCCAAAAGGATTTTGTGAGGAGTCTATAAAATCAATTTCCGATGATACTAATCTGATGTTCTATAAATCAAAAAATAATTTTTCTATCATGGCCTCGCATGATCGTTTAGCTCAAGTAATGAGTCAGATAAAAATATTAGCAGGTGCTTTATTTAAAATTTCAAATGATATAAAAATTCTATCTTCAGGACCAAGGTCAGGAATATATGAATTAATCATCCCTCAAAATGAACCTGGAAGTTCTATCATGCCGGGCAAAGTGAATCCGACTCAGTGCGAAGCCTTATCAATGGTTTGCACTCAGATAATGGGCCTTGAATATGCAGTTTCAATGGCAAATTCTAGCGGAACTTTGCAGATGAATGAATATAAGCCTCTGATAGGATTTAATATTCTTACAAGTTTAAAATTACTTAAAAATGCAATAGAAAACTTCAGAACAAAATTAGTTTATGGAATGGAACCTAATCAAAAAAAAATGAAGTTTAATTTAGATAATTCACTAATGTTGATTACAGCCATAGTGCCAAAAGTTGGTTATGAAAAAGCAGCTGAAATTGCAAACCTTGCCTTCAAAGAATCATTAAATTTAAAAGAGGCAACACTTAAATTAGGTTATTTAAACGAAGATGAATTTGATGATGCGATGAATATTAATTCAATGATTTAA
- a CDS encoding DEAD/DEAH box helicase — protein MLNLEEYFPFPLDDFQLEAIRAINSGNSVVLTAPTGSGKTLIGEFAIYRGLSHDSRVFYTTPLKALSNQKFRDFANQYGENKVGLLTGDVSINREAPILVMTTEIFRNMLYGEFDEFDDPLENLESVILDECHYMNDPQRGTVWEETIIHCPFRTQIIALSATIANADQLQNWIEKVHGPTVLINSDKRPVPLDFIFCSIKGLHPLLNNKGNGIHPNCKIWRAPKGQKMRGKVGRIMQPKSPSIGFVISKLAERNMLPAIYFIFSRRGCDKAIENIKDLTLVSYSEANMISQKLDVYLKNNQEAIKDKSQCEALKRGIASHHAGLLPAWKELVEELFQQGLIKVVFATETLAAGINMPARTTVISSLSKRTEDGHRLLFSSEFLQMSGRAGRRGKDTQGYVVTLQTRFEGAKEASALAISKPNSLESQFTPSYGMVLNLLQSYTLEKSKELIKRSFGSFLYLGESSGENIILENLDKDLIELKKITSNVSWKDFDAYEKLKNRLKEERRLLKILERQAAEKLSEEITNALPYIKDGSLISIKAPQIKRKIVPGLICKKIYESQKIKSLLCLTIDNLFILIKPSYIVSIFNDLDAIDVSGLEMPKMYFSGEVFRGDDMSQYYADRILEVSKKIDLQTPQYDLTMEVLAQQQQINNLEETVTDHPAHRFGDSRKLKKYRKRIIDVEQEINMRKKLLEDKENHNWRTFTDLIKILNHFGCLNNLELTEVGQTVGAIRSENELWIGLVLFSGYLDDLDPPDLAAIIQAICVDVRRPNLWCNFKPSLKVIDVFNELDGLRKLVASQQNKFHIEIPIYLETELTGIISEWARGKKWKDLVFNTSLDEGDVVRIIRRSIDVLSQVQYCIGVSNKLKSKAKLALKAINRFPVSESNDLIKVSEDINPATKRIENNS, from the coding sequence TTGCTTAATTTAGAGGAATATTTCCCCTTTCCGCTAGATGATTTCCAATTAGAAGCAATTCGAGCTATTAATAGCGGAAATTCTGTTGTTTTAACGGCACCAACAGGTTCGGGTAAAACATTGATAGGGGAATTTGCTATATATAGAGGCTTATCGCATGACAGCAGAGTTTTTTATACGACACCTTTAAAAGCCCTATCAAATCAAAAGTTTAGAGATTTTGCTAATCAATATGGTGAGAATAAAGTTGGTCTGTTAACTGGAGATGTAAGTATAAATAGAGAAGCACCAATCTTAGTTATGACGACTGAGATTTTTAGGAACATGCTTTATGGCGAATTTGATGAATTTGATGATCCCTTAGAAAATTTAGAATCTGTGATTCTTGATGAATGTCATTATATGAATGACCCCCAGAGAGGCACAGTTTGGGAAGAAACTATAATCCATTGCCCTTTTAGAACTCAAATAATAGCTTTATCAGCAACAATAGCTAATGCAGATCAACTACAAAATTGGATAGAAAAAGTTCATGGTCCTACAGTACTAATTAATAGTGATAAGAGACCAGTCCCACTTGATTTTATTTTTTGTAGTATTAAAGGCCTCCATCCACTTTTAAATAATAAGGGTAATGGAATCCATCCAAACTGTAAGATTTGGAGAGCTCCTAAAGGGCAGAAAATGAGAGGAAAAGTGGGCAGGATAATGCAACCAAAGTCTCCCTCAATTGGCTTTGTGATTTCGAAACTAGCTGAACGAAATATGTTGCCTGCTATTTATTTTATTTTTAGTAGAAGAGGCTGTGATAAGGCTATTGAGAATATAAAAGACTTAACTTTAGTAAGTTATTCAGAAGCGAATATGATATCCCAAAAATTAGATGTTTATCTTAAAAATAATCAAGAGGCAATTAAAGATAAATCTCAGTGCGAGGCATTAAAACGAGGTATTGCATCTCACCATGCTGGATTATTGCCTGCATGGAAAGAATTGGTTGAGGAATTATTTCAGCAAGGCTTGATAAAAGTTGTTTTTGCGACTGAAACACTTGCTGCAGGAATTAATATGCCCGCCAGAACTACTGTTATTTCTTCTTTATCTAAAAGGACAGAAGATGGGCATAGATTATTATTTAGCAGTGAATTTTTGCAAATGTCAGGAAGAGCTGGAAGAAGAGGAAAAGATACCCAAGGATATGTTGTTACTTTACAAACAAGATTTGAAGGTGCAAAAGAAGCTAGTGCACTAGCTATTAGCAAACCAAATTCTTTAGAGAGTCAATTCACGCCTAGTTATGGAATGGTACTTAATCTCTTACAAAGTTATACTTTAGAGAAATCCAAAGAATTAATTAAAAGAAGTTTTGGTAGTTTTTTATATTTAGGTGAATCCTCAGGTGAGAATATTATTCTTGAAAATTTAGATAAGGATTTAATTGAATTAAAAAAAATTACATCTAATGTTTCATGGAAAGATTTTGATGCCTATGAAAAATTAAAAAATCGTCTTAAAGAAGAAAGAAGACTCTTGAAAATTTTAGAAAGGCAAGCGGCAGAAAAATTATCAGAAGAGATAACTAATGCACTCCCTTATATTAAAGATGGAAGCTTAATTTCAATCAAAGCTCCTCAAATTAAAAGAAAAATTGTTCCAGGATTAATTTGTAAGAAAATATATGAATCCCAAAAAATTAAGAGTTTATTGTGTTTGACAATTGATAATTTATTTATTCTTATAAAACCTTCCTACATAGTAAGTATTTTTAATGATTTGGATGCAATTGATGTCTCAGGACTTGAAATGCCAAAGATGTATTTTTCTGGGGAGGTATTTAGGGGAGATGATATGTCGCAGTATTATGCGGATCGAATTTTAGAAGTTTCTAAAAAAATTGATTTACAAACTCCACAATATGATCTGACAATGGAAGTTTTGGCACAACAGCAACAAATTAATAATTTAGAAGAAACAGTTACTGATCATCCCGCACATAGATTTGGAGACTCCAGGAAATTAAAGAAATATAGAAAAAGAATTATTGATGTTGAACAAGAAATAAATATGAGAAAAAAACTGCTTGAGGATAAAGAAAATCATAACTGGAGAACTTTTACCGATTTGATTAAAATTTTGAATCATTTCGGTTGTTTAAATAATTTGGAATTGACAGAAGTTGGACAAACAGTTGGTGCAATAAGAAGTGAAAATGAATTATGGATTGGTCTTGTTTTATTTAGTGGTTATTTAGATGATTTAGATCCTCCTGATTTAGCGGCAATTATTCAAGCTATATGTGTAGATGTGAGGAGGCCTAATCTTTGGTGTAATTTCAAGCCTTCTTTAAAGGTAATAGATGTTTTTAATGAATTAGATGGTTTAAGAAAATTAGTCGCTTCTCAACAAAATAAGTTTCATATTGAAATTCCCATTTATTTAGAAACAGAGTTGACTGGAATTATTTCTGAATGGGCAAGGGGAAAAAAGTGGAAAGATTTGGTCTTTAATACTTCACTAGACGAAGGTGATGTAGTGAGGATTATTAGAAGATCAATTGATGTTCTTTCTCAAGTGCAATACTGTATTGGCGTTAGTAATAAATTAAAAAGTAAAGCAAAGTTAGCATTAAAAGCTATTAATCGTTTTCCTGTTTCTGAATCTAACGATCTTATAAAAGTCTCTGAAGATATTAATCCTGCGACAAAAAGAATTGAAAATAATTCTTAA
- a CDS encoding aminotransferase class I/II-fold pyridoxal phosphate-dependent enzyme, protein MKKIKIPKNRIRKLKTFSLGNKSFELQSLNSQNKKLIDLCSNDYFGLSRDKDLIKAAYEISNLEGIGSGSSRFITGSRPIHKLLETELAKWIDQEKVLLFPSGFQANIAAIQALANRNSIVIADKLIHNSLLVGVKASQAKLVRFSHNNLKDLEDKIIKSNPTKNSILVVVESLYSMEGSIAPLREITEICKKNSVQLLVDEAHAIGILGSEGRGLSFNCRSDITMITGTFGKAFGSGGAFLASNSEIGEYIIQTSGAFRYTTALAPPLAAGALEGLKKILANKEWGNDLLSSAKIWKDEIIKNFSFPVQGDSHILSIIVGQEEKAIYLQKYLEENGFLAIAIRPPTVPVGQSRIRITIRRNLDFNLLQNFIAVLKKFK, encoded by the coding sequence ATGAAAAAAATAAAAATTCCAAAAAATAGAATCCGGAAATTAAAAACATTTTCTTTAGGTAACAAATCATTCGAACTTCAAAGTTTAAATTCGCAAAATAAAAAACTTATAGACTTATGCAGTAATGATTATTTTGGATTAAGTAGGGACAAGGATTTAATAAAAGCTGCTTACGAAATAAGCAATTTAGAAGGTATTGGTTCAGGGAGCTCAAGGTTTATTACAGGATCAAGACCAATACATAAATTATTAGAAACAGAACTTGCCAAGTGGATTGATCAAGAGAAAGTATTACTTTTTCCAAGCGGATTTCAAGCAAATATAGCCGCTATCCAAGCTTTAGCGAACAGAAATAGTATCGTAATAGCAGATAAATTGATCCATAACTCTTTATTGGTGGGAGTTAAGGCTTCTCAAGCAAAACTAGTTCGATTTTCACACAATAATTTAAAAGATTTAGAAGATAAAATTATAAAATCTAACCCCACAAAAAATTCCATTTTAGTTGTTGTCGAATCTCTTTATAGCATGGAGGGATCAATTGCTCCACTCAGAGAAATAACGGAAATTTGCAAAAAAAATAGTGTTCAATTATTAGTTGATGAAGCCCATGCAATTGGGATCTTGGGCTCTGAAGGCAGGGGGCTAAGTTTTAATTGCCGTTCAGATATAACTATGATTACTGGAACTTTTGGAAAAGCATTTGGCAGCGGTGGAGCTTTCTTAGCTTCCAATTCAGAAATTGGTGAATATATTATCCAAACAAGTGGTGCATTTAGGTATACAACCGCCCTTGCGCCACCTTTAGCTGCTGGAGCGCTAGAAGGTTTAAAAAAAATTTTAGCAAATAAAGAATGGGGTAATGATTTGTTATCTTCTGCGAAGATATGGAAAGATGAAATTATTAAAAATTTTAGTTTTCCAGTTCAGGGAGATTCTCACATTCTATCAATTATTGTTGGCCAAGAAGAGAAGGCGATTTATCTACAAAAATATCTTGAGGAAAATGGGTTTTTAGCAATTGCAATAAGACCTCCTACTGTACCAGTTGGGCAATCAAGAATTAGAATAACAATACGAAGAAACTTAGATTTTAATCTGCTACAAAATTTCATTGCAGTATTAAAAAAGTTTAAATGA
- a CDS encoding methyltransferase domain-containing protein, translated as MIEMDSKKWNEKIKNNFNDSAYRYFEHSNIQKFFAKKIVQLIKELNPQKKGEWIDLGSGPGILADEIEKKFSSQKVSRIDFSKKMLLENKFSSKKILWDLNNDLPPQINNCSLLTSNFCIHWLNNPEKIIKNWFSKLVSGGFLIISYPTKDCFPEWKDTCRKIDIEYSGLNFLCSKELLKDFKSTEIHYSEKFNYLENFEDVYKLFRSIKNVGAQSTNCKRKTVKELKKIQKFWPKNYNNTVDLSWQIQIQIIKKL; from the coding sequence ATGATTGAAATGGATAGTAAAAAGTGGAATGAGAAAATAAAAAATAATTTCAATGATTCTGCATATCGGTATTTCGAGCATTCAAATATTCAGAAATTTTTTGCAAAAAAGATTGTCCAACTTATCAAAGAATTAAATCCCCAAAAAAAAGGTGAATGGATAGATCTAGGTTCAGGACCAGGAATATTAGCTGATGAAATAGAAAAAAAATTTTCTTCCCAAAAAGTATCCAGAATTGATTTCAGCAAAAAAATGCTTCTTGAGAATAAATTTTCTAGTAAAAAAATTTTATGGGATTTGAATAATGATTTACCTCCTCAAATCAATAACTGTTCTCTATTAACATCTAACTTTTGCATCCATTGGTTAAACAATCCAGAAAAGATTATAAAAAATTGGTTTAGTAAATTAGTATCTGGAGGTTTTTTAATCATTTCATATCCAACAAAAGATTGTTTTCCTGAATGGAAAGATACTTGTAGAAAAATTGATATTGAATATAGTGGTCTTAATTTCCTTTGCTCTAAAGAATTATTAAAAGATTTCAAATCAACTGAAATACATTATTCAGAAAAGTTTAATTATCTTGAAAATTTTGAAGATGTATATAAGCTTTTTAGAAGCATTAAAAATGTAGGAGCACAATCAACAAATTGTAAACGCAAAACCGTGAAGGAGTTAAAAAAAATTCAAAAGTTTTGGCCAAAGAATTACAATAATACAGTGGACCTTTCATGGCAAATTCAGATTCAAATCATAAAGAAATTATGA